A region of the Candidatus Acetothermia bacterium genome:
AAGGGCTGACCCGACGCGGATGCACGCCTCGGGGGTGATCCTCGCCGCCGGTCGGGGGGAACGGTTCGGCGGAGGGAGGAACAAGGTGTGGGCTGAGCTCGCCGGCCGGCCGCTGTTGCACTATCCGCTTCGGGCGTTCGCCCGGTCCGGGGCCGTGAACGAGGTGATCGTGGTCGCCCGACCCGGGGAGGAACGGGACGTGGACAGGATCGCCGGCGCGGTGCCGCTTCCGGTGCGGGTGGTCCCCGGCGGGGAACGCCGCCAGGACTCGGCCCGGGCCGGGGTAGAAGCGGCGCGTGGGGAGTACGTGCTCGTCCACGACGGGGCCCGGCCGCTGGTGTCCCCGGAGCTCATCCGGCGCGTGCTCGCTGCGGCCGAGGCCCATGGGGCGGCCGTGCCCGTGCTCCCTGTCGTGGACACCGTGCGCTACGCGCGGGGCGGGTACCTCGCCCTCGAACCGGTAACCCGGGACGGGCTCGTCCACATCCAGACCCCCCAGGGGGGCCGCCGCGAGCTCCTGCTCGTCGCGTACACGGAAGCGACGCTGCGGGGCCTGGACCTCCCCGACGACGCAGCGGCGCTCCTGGCGCTGGGCCAACCCGTGGCCGCGGTGCCCGGCG
Encoded here:
- the ispD gene encoding 2-C-methyl-D-erythritol 4-phosphate cytidylyltransferase, whose product is MHASGVILAAGRGERFGGGRNKVWAELAGRPLLHYPLRAFARSGAVNEVIVVARPGEERDVDRIAGAVPLPVRVVPGGERRQDSARAGVEAARGEYVLVHDGARPLVSPELIRRVLAAAEAHGAAVPVLPVVDTVRYARGGYLALEPVTRDGLVHIQTPQGGRRELLLVAYTEATLRGLDLPDDAAALLALGQPVAAVPGDPENLKVTRPGDLALAARLLGESD